One genomic segment of Gymnogyps californianus isolate 813 chromosome 8, ASM1813914v2, whole genome shotgun sequence includes these proteins:
- the SLC6A9 gene encoding sodium- and chloride-dependent glycine transporter 1 isoform X1: protein MKLGTRRAGQPGPPDGGCGQPGPPRPPQQVSGENGTVPGERGKQDKSVKRGNWGNQIEFVLTSVGYAVGLGNVWRFPYLCYRNGGGAFMFPYFIMLVFCGIPLFFMELSFGQFASQGCLGVWRVSPMFKGVGYGMMVVSTYIGIYYNVVICIAFYYFFVSMTRVLPWTYCSNTWNTPDCVGVLDGNLSSRAALNITRLLNTTQKRTSPSEEYWRRYVLDLSDDIGNLGEVRLPLLGCLGVSWVVVFLCLIKGVKSSGKVVYFTATFPYVVLTILFVRGITLEGALTGIMYYLTPQWDKILDAKVWGDAASQIFYSLGCAWGGLITMASYNKFHNNCYRDSIIISITNCATSVYAGFVIFSILGFMANHLGVDVSKVADHGPGLAFVAYPEALTLLPISPLWSILFFFMLILLGLGTQFCLLETLVTAIVDEVGNEWIIRRKTFVTLGVAVAGFLLGVPLTTQAGIYWLLLMDNYAASFSLVVISCIMCVAIMYIYGHHNYFKDIEMMLGFPPPLFFQICWRFISPAIIFFILVFTVIQYRPISYNDYVYPTWAISIGFLMALSSVICIPIYAIYKVCCSEGDTLLERLKNATKASKDWGPALAEHRSGRYAPVFSPSTESHLEVQPLQPEKGRSEAAAASPVQGSNGSAHSQDSRL, encoded by the exons ATGAAGCTGGGGACTCGCCGAGCCGGCCAGCCTGGCCCCCCGGATGGCGGCTGTGGGCAGCCgggccccccccggccccctcaGCAGGTCAGTGGGGAG AACGGCACCGTGCCCGGGGAGCGGGGCAAGCAGGACAAGAGCGTCAAGCGCGGCAACTGGGGCAACCAGATCGAGTTCGTGCTGACCAGCGTGGGCTATGCCGTGGGGCTGGGCAACGTCTGGCGCTTCCCGTACCTCTGCTACCGCAATGGGGGAG GTGCCTTCATGTTCCCCTACTTCATCATGCTGGTGTTTTGCGGCATCCCCCTCTTCTTCATGGAGCTCTCCTTTGGGCAGTTCGCCAGCCAGGGCTGCCTCGGCGTCTGGAGGGTCAGCCCCATGTTCAAAG GCGTGGGCTACGGGATGATGGTGGTGTCCACGTACATCGGGATCTACTACAACGTGGTGATCTGTATTGCCTTCTACTACTTCTTTGTGTCCATGACGCGCGTGCTGCCCTGGACATACTGCAGCAATACCTGGAACACGCCCGACTGTGTGGGGGTGCTGGACGGGAACCTCTCCAGCCGCGCTGCCCTCAACATCACCCGCCTCCTCAACACCACCCAGAAGCGCACCAGCCCCAGCGAGGAGTACTGGAG GAGGTACGTGCTGGACCTGTCGGATGACATCGGGAACCTGGGCGAGGTGCGGTTGCCCCTCCTGGGGTGCCTCGGCGTCTCCTGGGTCGTCGTCTTCCTCTGCCTCATCAAGGGTGTCAAGTCCTCGGGGAAG GTGGTGTACTTCACGGCCACCTTCCCCTACGTGGTGCTCACCATCCTCTTCGTGCGCGGCATCACGCTGGAGGGGGCCCTCACCGGCATCATGTACTACCTGACGCCCCAGTGGGACAAGATCCTCGATGCCAAG GTGTGGGGTGATGCGGCCTCGCAGATCTTCTACTCGCTGGGCTGCGCCTGGGGCGGGCTCATCACCATGGCCTCCTACAACAAGTTCCACAACAACTGCTACCG GGACAGCATCATCATCAGCATCACCAACTGCGCCACCAGTGTCTACGCCGGCTTCGTCATCTTCTCCATCCTGGGCTTCATGGCCAACCACTTGGGCGTGGATGTCTCCAAGGTGGCCGACCACGGCCCCGGCCTCGCCTTTGTCGCCTACCCCGAGGCCCTCACCCTGCTCCCCATCTCGCCCCTCTGGTCCATCCTCTTCTTCTTCATGCTcatcctgctggggctgggcacaCAG TTCTGCCTGCTGGAGACGCTGGTCACGGCCATCGTGGACGAAGTGGGCAACGAGTGGATCATCCGCAGGAAGACCTTCGTGACGCTGGGGGTGGCCGTGGCGGGCTTCCTGCTGGGCGTCCCGCTCACCACGCAG GCGGGCATCTACTGGCTCCTGCTGATGGACAACTACGCTGCCAGCTTCTCCCTGGTCGTCATCTCCTGCATCATGTGCGTGGCCATCATGTACATCTACG GGCACCACAACTACTTCAAGGACATTGAGATGATGCTGGGCTTCCCGCCTCCACTCTTCTTCCAGATCTGCTGGCGCTTCATCTCGCCCGCCATCATCTTT TTCATCCTGGTCTTCACAGTGATCCAGTACCGGCCCATCTCCTACAACGACTACGTCTACCCCACCTGGGCCATCAGCATCGGCTTCCTCATGGCGCTCTCCTCCGTCATCTGCATCCCCATCTACGCCATCTACAAAGTGTGCTGCTCTGAGGGGGACACACTGCTGGAG cGCTTGAAAAATGCTACCAAGGCAAGCAAGGACTGGGGCCCGGCGCTGGCAGAGCACCGCAGCGGGCGGTACGCCCCGGTGTTCAGCCCCTCCACCGAGTCCCACCTAGAGGTGCAGCCCCTGCAGCCGGAGAAGGGCCGGAGCGAGGCGGCAGCTGCCTCCCCTGTGCAGGGCAGCAACGGCTCAGCCCACAGCCAGGACTCCAGACTGTGA
- the SLC6A9 gene encoding sodium- and chloride-dependent glycine transporter 1 isoform X2, giving the protein MADKCSEGLLNGTVPGERGKQDKSVKRGNWGNQIEFVLTSVGYAVGLGNVWRFPYLCYRNGGGAFMFPYFIMLVFCGIPLFFMELSFGQFASQGCLGVWRVSPMFKGVGYGMMVVSTYIGIYYNVVICIAFYYFFVSMTRVLPWTYCSNTWNTPDCVGVLDGNLSSRAALNITRLLNTTQKRTSPSEEYWRRYVLDLSDDIGNLGEVRLPLLGCLGVSWVVVFLCLIKGVKSSGKVVYFTATFPYVVLTILFVRGITLEGALTGIMYYLTPQWDKILDAKVWGDAASQIFYSLGCAWGGLITMASYNKFHNNCYRDSIIISITNCATSVYAGFVIFSILGFMANHLGVDVSKVADHGPGLAFVAYPEALTLLPISPLWSILFFFMLILLGLGTQFCLLETLVTAIVDEVGNEWIIRRKTFVTLGVAVAGFLLGVPLTTQAGIYWLLLMDNYAASFSLVVISCIMCVAIMYIYGHHNYFKDIEMMLGFPPPLFFQICWRFISPAIIFFILVFTVIQYRPISYNDYVYPTWAISIGFLMALSSVICIPIYAIYKVCCSEGDTLLERLKNATKASKDWGPALAEHRSGRYAPVFSPSTESHLEVQPLQPEKGRSEAAAASPVQGSNGSAHSQDSRL; this is encoded by the exons ATGGCCGATAAGTGCAGCGAGGGGCTGCTG AACGGCACCGTGCCCGGGGAGCGGGGCAAGCAGGACAAGAGCGTCAAGCGCGGCAACTGGGGCAACCAGATCGAGTTCGTGCTGACCAGCGTGGGCTATGCCGTGGGGCTGGGCAACGTCTGGCGCTTCCCGTACCTCTGCTACCGCAATGGGGGAG GTGCCTTCATGTTCCCCTACTTCATCATGCTGGTGTTTTGCGGCATCCCCCTCTTCTTCATGGAGCTCTCCTTTGGGCAGTTCGCCAGCCAGGGCTGCCTCGGCGTCTGGAGGGTCAGCCCCATGTTCAAAG GCGTGGGCTACGGGATGATGGTGGTGTCCACGTACATCGGGATCTACTACAACGTGGTGATCTGTATTGCCTTCTACTACTTCTTTGTGTCCATGACGCGCGTGCTGCCCTGGACATACTGCAGCAATACCTGGAACACGCCCGACTGTGTGGGGGTGCTGGACGGGAACCTCTCCAGCCGCGCTGCCCTCAACATCACCCGCCTCCTCAACACCACCCAGAAGCGCACCAGCCCCAGCGAGGAGTACTGGAG GAGGTACGTGCTGGACCTGTCGGATGACATCGGGAACCTGGGCGAGGTGCGGTTGCCCCTCCTGGGGTGCCTCGGCGTCTCCTGGGTCGTCGTCTTCCTCTGCCTCATCAAGGGTGTCAAGTCCTCGGGGAAG GTGGTGTACTTCACGGCCACCTTCCCCTACGTGGTGCTCACCATCCTCTTCGTGCGCGGCATCACGCTGGAGGGGGCCCTCACCGGCATCATGTACTACCTGACGCCCCAGTGGGACAAGATCCTCGATGCCAAG GTGTGGGGTGATGCGGCCTCGCAGATCTTCTACTCGCTGGGCTGCGCCTGGGGCGGGCTCATCACCATGGCCTCCTACAACAAGTTCCACAACAACTGCTACCG GGACAGCATCATCATCAGCATCACCAACTGCGCCACCAGTGTCTACGCCGGCTTCGTCATCTTCTCCATCCTGGGCTTCATGGCCAACCACTTGGGCGTGGATGTCTCCAAGGTGGCCGACCACGGCCCCGGCCTCGCCTTTGTCGCCTACCCCGAGGCCCTCACCCTGCTCCCCATCTCGCCCCTCTGGTCCATCCTCTTCTTCTTCATGCTcatcctgctggggctgggcacaCAG TTCTGCCTGCTGGAGACGCTGGTCACGGCCATCGTGGACGAAGTGGGCAACGAGTGGATCATCCGCAGGAAGACCTTCGTGACGCTGGGGGTGGCCGTGGCGGGCTTCCTGCTGGGCGTCCCGCTCACCACGCAG GCGGGCATCTACTGGCTCCTGCTGATGGACAACTACGCTGCCAGCTTCTCCCTGGTCGTCATCTCCTGCATCATGTGCGTGGCCATCATGTACATCTACG GGCACCACAACTACTTCAAGGACATTGAGATGATGCTGGGCTTCCCGCCTCCACTCTTCTTCCAGATCTGCTGGCGCTTCATCTCGCCCGCCATCATCTTT TTCATCCTGGTCTTCACAGTGATCCAGTACCGGCCCATCTCCTACAACGACTACGTCTACCCCACCTGGGCCATCAGCATCGGCTTCCTCATGGCGCTCTCCTCCGTCATCTGCATCCCCATCTACGCCATCTACAAAGTGTGCTGCTCTGAGGGGGACACACTGCTGGAG cGCTTGAAAAATGCTACCAAGGCAAGCAAGGACTGGGGCCCGGCGCTGGCAGAGCACCGCAGCGGGCGGTACGCCCCGGTGTTCAGCCCCTCCACCGAGTCCCACCTAGAGGTGCAGCCCCTGCAGCCGGAGAAGGGCCGGAGCGAGGCGGCAGCTGCCTCCCCTGTGCAGGGCAGCAACGGCTCAGCCCACAGCCAGGACTCCAGACTGTGA
- the SLC6A9 gene encoding sodium- and chloride-dependent glycine transporter 1 isoform X3: MFPYFIMLVFCGIPLFFMELSFGQFASQGCLGVWRVSPMFKGVGYGMMVVSTYIGIYYNVVICIAFYYFFVSMTRVLPWTYCSNTWNTPDCVGVLDGNLSSRAALNITRLLNTTQKRTSPSEEYWRRYVLDLSDDIGNLGEVRLPLLGCLGVSWVVVFLCLIKGVKSSGKVVYFTATFPYVVLTILFVRGITLEGALTGIMYYLTPQWDKILDAKVWGDAASQIFYSLGCAWGGLITMASYNKFHNNCYRDSIIISITNCATSVYAGFVIFSILGFMANHLGVDVSKVADHGPGLAFVAYPEALTLLPISPLWSILFFFMLILLGLGTQFCLLETLVTAIVDEVGNEWIIRRKTFVTLGVAVAGFLLGVPLTTQAGIYWLLLMDNYAASFSLVVISCIMCVAIMYIYGHHNYFKDIEMMLGFPPPLFFQICWRFISPAIIFFILVFTVIQYRPISYNDYVYPTWAISIGFLMALSSVICIPIYAIYKVCCSEGDTLLERLKNATKASKDWGPALAEHRSGRYAPVFSPSTESHLEVQPLQPEKGRSEAAAASPVQGSNGSAHSQDSRL; the protein is encoded by the exons ATGTTCCCCTACTTCATCATGCTGGTGTTTTGCGGCATCCCCCTCTTCTTCATGGAGCTCTCCTTTGGGCAGTTCGCCAGCCAGGGCTGCCTCGGCGTCTGGAGGGTCAGCCCCATGTTCAAAG GCGTGGGCTACGGGATGATGGTGGTGTCCACGTACATCGGGATCTACTACAACGTGGTGATCTGTATTGCCTTCTACTACTTCTTTGTGTCCATGACGCGCGTGCTGCCCTGGACATACTGCAGCAATACCTGGAACACGCCCGACTGTGTGGGGGTGCTGGACGGGAACCTCTCCAGCCGCGCTGCCCTCAACATCACCCGCCTCCTCAACACCACCCAGAAGCGCACCAGCCCCAGCGAGGAGTACTGGAG GAGGTACGTGCTGGACCTGTCGGATGACATCGGGAACCTGGGCGAGGTGCGGTTGCCCCTCCTGGGGTGCCTCGGCGTCTCCTGGGTCGTCGTCTTCCTCTGCCTCATCAAGGGTGTCAAGTCCTCGGGGAAG GTGGTGTACTTCACGGCCACCTTCCCCTACGTGGTGCTCACCATCCTCTTCGTGCGCGGCATCACGCTGGAGGGGGCCCTCACCGGCATCATGTACTACCTGACGCCCCAGTGGGACAAGATCCTCGATGCCAAG GTGTGGGGTGATGCGGCCTCGCAGATCTTCTACTCGCTGGGCTGCGCCTGGGGCGGGCTCATCACCATGGCCTCCTACAACAAGTTCCACAACAACTGCTACCG GGACAGCATCATCATCAGCATCACCAACTGCGCCACCAGTGTCTACGCCGGCTTCGTCATCTTCTCCATCCTGGGCTTCATGGCCAACCACTTGGGCGTGGATGTCTCCAAGGTGGCCGACCACGGCCCCGGCCTCGCCTTTGTCGCCTACCCCGAGGCCCTCACCCTGCTCCCCATCTCGCCCCTCTGGTCCATCCTCTTCTTCTTCATGCTcatcctgctggggctgggcacaCAG TTCTGCCTGCTGGAGACGCTGGTCACGGCCATCGTGGACGAAGTGGGCAACGAGTGGATCATCCGCAGGAAGACCTTCGTGACGCTGGGGGTGGCCGTGGCGGGCTTCCTGCTGGGCGTCCCGCTCACCACGCAG GCGGGCATCTACTGGCTCCTGCTGATGGACAACTACGCTGCCAGCTTCTCCCTGGTCGTCATCTCCTGCATCATGTGCGTGGCCATCATGTACATCTACG GGCACCACAACTACTTCAAGGACATTGAGATGATGCTGGGCTTCCCGCCTCCACTCTTCTTCCAGATCTGCTGGCGCTTCATCTCGCCCGCCATCATCTTT TTCATCCTGGTCTTCACAGTGATCCAGTACCGGCCCATCTCCTACAACGACTACGTCTACCCCACCTGGGCCATCAGCATCGGCTTCCTCATGGCGCTCTCCTCCGTCATCTGCATCCCCATCTACGCCATCTACAAAGTGTGCTGCTCTGAGGGGGACACACTGCTGGAG cGCTTGAAAAATGCTACCAAGGCAAGCAAGGACTGGGGCCCGGCGCTGGCAGAGCACCGCAGCGGGCGGTACGCCCCGGTGTTCAGCCCCTCCACCGAGTCCCACCTAGAGGTGCAGCCCCTGCAGCCGGAGAAGGGCCGGAGCGAGGCGGCAGCTGCCTCCCCTGTGCAGGGCAGCAACGGCTCAGCCCACAGCCAGGACTCCAGACTGTGA